The following is a genomic window from Sphingobacterium spiritivorum.
TACATGATCTTCTTTGATATCGATCATCAGTTGCAACTTTTTACGGCGATCCTTAAAGACATGGCCGCCATTCTCTTTCATCACTTTAGCTATAGGTGACAAATAAACAGATTCCAGCGTCTTATCCTTTTTAATTTCACTTTTATCATGAGCAACATACAAGACACCATCTCTCAAAAATACATCAGCCTCTATAGATTCCATTCCGGCATAGTATGCTTTGTAAAAAGGGATATCCTGCGCATAGTCATTGTGACTGTGCCCCTTAATCTGCAGATCTGAAGAGACTGAAGCTCCTTTAAACATGAGGCTATCCAGCAGATTGCTCTGCTGCTGCCCGAAACTATAGAGGTGCGTTAACATTAACGCACCCCATATGATTACTTTTACTGTTTTTATTATCATTCTGTTTTACTTTAGAACTGATTTCTACCAGCCTTCATTTTGTTTGATTACCCCTCTGCTGTTATCAATTTCACGCTGAGGCACCAGCCACACATGGTGAATCTTCGGGTCAAACTTTCTTGCGGCCCAGATTACTTTACCTTTTGAATCATGCAACGCTTTTGCGTAGGTAGCCGCTGCATCTCCCCAGCGGATCAGGTCACGGTGACGATCCGCAAATTCTCCGGCAAGTTCACAACGGCGTTGGTTTTTCAATTCCGCCATGTCAAGTCCTGTTTTTGGCGTTAAACCTGCCCGTCTGCGAATCATATTGAGCTGTGTATCTCCTGCTCCGTTTCCTCGCAGATTGATTGCAGCTTCTGCTTTGATCAGCAGAATTTCCGCATATCTCATTAAAGGCACATTGAGCGAAGTCGAATTATGGTCACCATTAGGACTCACATAAGTACCTATAGGATTGGCATGAGAGAAGGGCTCCATATACTTATTAAACTGATAGTCGGACAATGCAGCACTTGGAGGAGCAAAAGTAGTCTCTACGCCGAAATACATAAATTTATCTCCCGGCTTCAGGATCGTAGCTTCTCTGCGGATATCTCCTGTCTCATAGGCATCATACAATTCTTTTGTCGGAAGATAATAGCCCCAGCCATTGTATTTTCCCCAGCCACCATTCGTTAGCATTACGCCTGGCAGAATACTACCCCATCCGTCCGGTCCTGCAGCACTACTGGTCACAGACCAGATGTATTCAGTACCATAATTACGTGCAGTAGTGAATACATCTTTATAATTATCCTCTAACCTTCTTTTACCGAAATTAATAACGGAATCCGCATAAAGCTCTGCATTTGCATAATCCTTCATATATAAATAGGTTTTGGATAAATATCCCCAGGCAGCTACTTTATGTGCCCTGCCCTGATCTGCAGCAGCATAGGTATCAAAGAAAGGGAGCAAATCTGCGGCTTTCTTAAACTGATTGATGGCGTGCTTGTAGTTTTCAGTAATATTGGCAGCACGTGGTACCGCTTCTGTATGATCCATATTCTCCACTGTCACGATCGGTACTCCCATCCGGTCATCACCGTAGTTGGCAGCCAGTTCGTAGTTCATCACAGCACTGTTGAAATATGCTTCACCAAGTACCCGGTTTTTAATTGCCGCACTCATCTGGATAGCAGGAACATACCGGATAATATCATTTGCGCGCTTGATAATGATAAAACGATCTACCCAATTGTTTTCGGTATAAGATCCGCCGATATAGGCCCGGCTAAAGTTTTTCATATTATCCGCCTGTGCATTTGCTCTGCCGGTCACCATATCATCGCTGGCATTGATAAACCAGAACAATCCTCTTCCATAGAACGATTCGGACTGATCGTATAAGGCATACAGTGCATTACTGGCACTTATCGCATCAGCTTCTGTCTTCCAGAAATTAGCCTTTGTAGGAGCACCTTCAGGTACAATATCAAGTTGCTTATTACAAGCCGTGAATAAGGATACTGCCGAAAGACCAAGCAGCATTGTTTTCTTTATATTATTTTGCATGTGTTTGTTTCAATTAAAAGCCAATATTCAATCCAAAAATGAAAGATCTTGCCTGCGGATATCTTCCGGAGTCCATACCATAGCTATCCATACCGACTTCCGGATCAAATCCGGTGTATTTGGTCAGGGTAAATACATTATTTCCCGTGGCATACAGACGTACATTTTTCAGTTTCATACGTTCGGATAATGCCTTTGGCAGTGTATAGCCCAGTGTCAGGTTTTTCAGACGCAAATAAGAGCCGTTTTCTACATAAAAATCTGATGTTTCGTAGAAATTACGGTTCTCATCACGTAAAGAGACACGCGGAAGTTCATTGCTGCGATTTTCAGGAGTCCAGGCATCCAATACGCCCTCGAGCATATTATACTGCTGTCCCACACCGGCATTAAGAGTACTGAATTTCATCGCATTGAATAGCTTATTACCCTGTACACCCTGGAAAAACATATTCAGATCAAAGCCTTTGTAAGATGCATTGAAATTGATGCCGTAAGAGAAGGTAGGATAGGCATTACCTACAAAAACGCGGTCTTGTGCGTCTATCTTGCCGTCACCGTTAGCGTCTTTAAAACGAAAATCTCCCGGCTTGGCATTCGGCTGAATCAGTCCTCCGCTGCCGTTCGTGTGCGCCTTCACCTCTTCTTCTGACTGAAAGATTCCGTCTGTCTGCACCACTTTGTAAGAATAAAGAGACTCACCTACCTGCAGAACTACAGGATTTAACATCTGACGGAAACTGATAGGTAAAGCCTGCGTCTGCACCCCTCCTGCTAAAGATTTTATTTCGTTTTTAACGGAGGTAATACTCCCTCCAAAT
Proteins encoded in this region:
- a CDS encoding RagB/SusD family nutrient uptake outer membrane protein — its product is MQNNIKKTMLLGLSAVSLFTACNKQLDIVPEGAPTKANFWKTEADAISASNALYALYDQSESFYGRGLFWFINASDDMVTGRANAQADNMKNFSRAYIGGSYTENNWVDRFIIIKRANDIIRYVPAIQMSAAIKNRVLGEAYFNSAVMNYELAANYGDDRMGVPIVTVENMDHTEAVPRAANITENYKHAINQFKKAADLLPFFDTYAAADQGRAHKVAAWGYLSKTYLYMKDYANAELYADSVINFGKRRLEDNYKDVFTTARNYGTEYIWSVTSSAAGPDGWGSILPGVMLTNGGWGKYNGWGYYLPTKELYDAYETGDIRREATILKPGDKFMYFGVETTFAPPSAALSDYQFNKYMEPFSHANPIGTYVSPNGDHNSTSLNVPLMRYAEILLIKAEAAINLRGNGAGDTQLNMIRRRAGLTPKTGLDMAELKNQRRCELAGEFADRHRDLIRWGDAAATYAKALHDSKGKVIWAARKFDPKIHHVWLVPQREIDNSRGVIKQNEGW